In the Archangium lipolyticum genome, ACGCCATCCGAAGGCACGTCGGCGCGCGTCTCCACGTCGAAGCGGTAGTCGAAGTGCGGCGAGGACTGCCTGGGTGGCACGGACCAGGTGGGCGGCGCCACCTGCTGGACGGAGGCCACCGTGCGCTCGTACTGGGCCACGAGCGCGAAGAAGTCCACCTGCACGTGCACGCCCATCAGCACGAGCAACTCGCGGGACAGTTCCTCGGGCTGGGGCATCAAGCGTCCGCGTCGTCCTGGCTGGTCCGCGGAGCCCAGCGCCAGGTTGCCGTAGTCGAGCAGGTCGACCATGGGCTCCATGCCGGCGGGCTGGGGTGGGGGCTGCATGCCTCCGAAGGCACCGCCGCCGCCGGCCATCGCTCCCTCGTCGTCGTCGTAACCCAGGTCGAGTGATGGAGCCTCCTCCTCTTCAGCGGCCTCCTTCAGCATCTCCATGGGCGCTTCGTCCGCGACATGGCGGCGCTTCATCAGGTTGGGACTCGACTTCGCCCGGGCAGGTGGCGCACCCGGAGGCGGAGGGGGCGCGGAAGCTCTCCCAATGGCCATGGAGGGGGCGGCTCTGGAAGGGACGGGCATGGGGGCCGGGGGAGGCCCGGCGCTCACGGCGGGCATGGCCTGCGATGCGCGGAGCGGAGGGGGCGGGGCCTGGGGCTTGGGAGGTAGCGCGGGCATCGAGCCCGTGGAGCGCTCCCCTCGTGGCATGGGCTCGGCCGGTGGAGGCATGGCGAACTCACGGGCCTCGGAGCGCTCGCGCTTCACGGCCGGAGAGTGGGAAGAGGAGCCCGAGGGCCGGGCGGCGTCGTAGCCGGCGAACAGCTCGTCGAGGCCCGGCGGAGGCTCGCGCCAACCCGAGCGGGCGGGGGGCGGCTGACGCCGGCCGATGCGCAGCGCCTTCAACTCCGGCACCTCGGCACGCCGCTCCAACTGAGCGGTGGAGAGGGACAGCCGCACGTTGCTCCAGTCCTCGCCGGTGAGCTGGATGATGGAGGCGCGCATGCGCAGCGTGCCTCCATCGAGCGTGCGAGGCATGCGCAGGTCGTAGCCCGGTACCCAGCGGGCGCCCTGCACCGCGTACTCGAGCGCGAGCTGCGCGCCCTCGGTGGCCTGCCCCACGTCGGAGAGCGTGATGACGGCCGCCCGGAAGAGCTGCGCGCGCTGACCGCGCACCGCGGACGAGCCCTCCTCCAGCCGTTGACGGCGCAGCTCCACCTCCTCCATCGCGTCACGCTGCTGGCGCTCCAGCTCGAAGTGCCGGGCGTTCAGCGCGGCGAGCTCCGTGTCGACGAAACCCGCGAGCGAGAGGATGGCCGTGAGCGACGCCTCGCGCGGCTCCGAGGGCTCCTCCTTCTTGCGGGGTGGGAAGGAGGGCTTGAGCTTCTGCAGGGCCGTGATGTCGCGCTGCACCCGTTCCAGCTCGGCGGAGACGACGGCGAGCTTCTCCTGGGCTTCCTCCAGGGCGCGTTGCGCGGCGGGGATGTCGGTCTCCGGAGGCAGCCGCACGTCGAAGGCGGGCCGGATGTCACGGACCCGGAGACCGTTGGGGCCCTTCAGCACGGAGGCGCGGAGCGAGCCGGTGCGCAAACCCAACGGCAGGCCAGCGATGCGCACCTGGATGGGAAATCTGCCGTTGTCGGACGGAACGGACGCCAGACGCGTGCAGAGCGCGCCTTCTGCGTGGACGGTGACCGC is a window encoding:
- a CDS encoding DUF4139 domain-containing protein, whose amino-acid sequence is MVVVPSVLDAVTVHAEGALCTRLASVPSDNGRFPIQVRIAGLPLGLRTGSLRASVLKGPNGLRVRDIRPAFDVRLPPETDIPAAQRALEEAQEKLAVVSAELERVQRDITALQKLKPSFPPRKKEEPSEPREASLTAILSLAGFVDTELAALNARHFELERQQRDAMEEVELRRQRLEEGSSAVRGQRAQLFRAAVITLSDVGQATEGAQLALEYAVQGARWVPGYDLRMPRTLDGGTLRMRASIIQLTGEDWSNVRLSLSTAQLERRAEVPELKALRIGRRQPPPARSGWREPPPGLDELFAGYDAARPSGSSSHSPAVKRERSEAREFAMPPPAEPMPRGERSTGSMPALPPKPQAPPPPLRASQAMPAVSAGPPPAPMPVPSRAAPSMAIGRASAPPPPPGAPPARAKSSPNLMKRRHVADEAPMEMLKEAAEEEEAPSLDLGYDDDEGAMAGGGGAFGGMQPPPQPAGMEPMVDLLDYGNLALGSADQPGRRGRLMPQPEELSRELLVLMGVHVQVDFFALVAQYERTVASVQQVAPPTWSVPPRQSSPHFDYRFDVETRADVPSDGVWHTVPVFSAPVGLSAEYVCVPSMEPRAFRTVKVENRTPHALLAGPVDVTLGDEFLMSSPLPTLAPGATQRLGLGVEESIKVSRNTRFDEASGGVFGGSNVLTHHVYVELANRTAQRISVEVLERMPAVPSAEKDIKVEESEVKPAWSKRSLLPGETPVEGERAWKVTLQPGETQALKATWAVRIPSSKMLVGGNRRT